CTGGGCTCACTCATTGATGACCACGGCACAGTTTTCTGGAACGTCTGAGCACTAAATCTTTTACACAGGGCAATAAATAACTAATCATCACATTTGTTGCCTTTTTGCACATAATTCACATTCCATTGTATACCATCACTTTACATGGTAATCTAGTTGTACTGTTAATAACCACTTAGTACAGGCAGAAGGCAATGAAGAGTATCTTCTATGCGCCGGTTTTCATTTTTGTGCTGTTCATGATATTCCTTATCACTTTTGAACTTTATCATGGCAAACACAATTACAACGTGATAATGCAAAGCCGTGCAGACGAAATAATCAATACGGTAACAACTTACAGGGAATGGGCAGCGGACGTCGGGATGATATATGCTGATGCAGAAAAAATACCGCCTAACCCTTTTCTGGAGTGGCGTTCAGACAGAGATGTATACACCGAAAATCTGCACCTGACCATGCTCAATCCATCTTATATGACAAGGCTTGTGTCGAACCTTCTGAACGAACATAGCGGCTTTACACTCCGGATGGTGGGGGTGGATGCTATGAACCACTTTAACGAACCAAGCGAATGGGAACTGCGTGGGTTTGACGCATTCAAAAGCGGTCTGGGACTCTATACCGACCCTGAAAATGGCGCCCTTCTCCAAAAATCCTTCCGCTATATGAAGCCGCTTTTTACTACTGAAGCATGCATTCCCTGCCACCTCAAACAGGGATTTCAGGTGGGAGACCTCATCGGGGGGATAAGCATAGAAATGCCCGGGGGCAAAGTAGCATCAATACTGCTTCACAACACCGTACGAAACATAACAGTATACACAGTCATATCTTTAATACTACTCGTGTCTGTAACTCTCCTCCAGAATAAAATCTATTCGATCTCCAGCTCACAGGAAGAAAACATTAACAACCTAAACAAAGAGATCAAACGCAGACAGCTCAGCGAAGAAGCTCTTGTGCAGCAAACAAGAATTGCATCACAAGGGGAGCTTTTGTCACTTGTGGCACACCACTGGAGGCAGCCCCTTAACGTGGTGTCACTTACGCTTGATATGATACGGGAAGAGATAGAGGATGTTGACCCCGACAATAATTATTCATTTAAAAATATTGATGAATCACTGGCTCTTATACAGGATCTCAGTACATCTATTGATGTCTTCAGTAAAAGATTTGCCAAAGACGACGAAAATAGTTATTTCAACTCAACCAACATAATTATGGAAACAATCAATATTATGGAACCTCTTATGGTATCTATGAACATCAAATTGTGGCTAAAATGCTCTACTGAAGACTCTGATACTGACATATGCCTCTGCACAAAGGATATGCGTGACAAGGAAACATGTATAAAAGATGATGTATTGCTGGAGGGCAGCTCAAACCAGTTCAGCCAGATACTCCTGACTCTGCTGAAAAATTCTTATGAAGCAATACTTGACCACAGATACAAAGAATCTGAAATAAGACAGGGGGCAGTCCATATTTCTGTATTTTCAACAAAAACCACTTTCACAATGTCCGTCATAGACAACGGATGCGGGTTTACACCTGAAGCAGCATCAAGGGCATTTGAACCTTATTACACAACAAAGGGATACGACTATGGTAGAGGAACCGGGCTTTATTTCGCCAAAAACCTTGCTCATAAATTTGAAGACGGTGACCTTATGATAGACTCAGATTACGAATATACCAAAGTAGTTTTCAAAGCAAAACGAGTACATCCGCAAAATAGATGATCAAAAAAAAGCCCGCTTATGAGGGCGGGCTCGTAGGTTTCACAATTATCATCAGAATCAGGCAGCCTTAGCTTCCCTCTTCTTTTTAGTAAGGACATAGACAAATGCACTTGCAATACCTATGGAAGAATATGTACCAACTACAATACCCATCAGTAGTGCGAATGCAAAGCCGTTAATAACTTCTCCACCAAACAGATACAGAGACCCCACTGCAAGGAGAGTTGTGAGGGATGTCAGAACCGTACGGCTGAGTGTCTCATTCAGCGATTTATTTATGAGCTTTTTCAAATCCATATCTGTTTTGTCTTCCTGCATATTTTCACGTATGCGGTCAAACACAACGATAGTGTCATTCAGCGAATAACCAACGATGGTGAGAAGCGCTGCAATGATAGTCAGGGTAATTTCTTTCCCTGCTATACTGAATATCCCAAGAGTTATCACAACATCATGAGAAATAGCCAGAACAGCCCCCACAGCAAAAATCAGCTGAAATCTGAAAGCGACATAAATCAGTACGCCTATAAGCGAGTAGAGAACAGCATAGGTTGCTTTGCTTTTAAGGTCTGCACCGACCTGAGGGCCAACTTGCTCGACACGCTCTACGATAAATTCATTATCGGGAAATGTATTGCCCATACTTTCTTTTATAGTATTAGCAACCTCGTTGAGGTCACGTTCAGTTTTTTCAACTCTGATGAGGATCTCTTCGGGAGCACCGAAGTTCTGTATCACAACCTCACCAATGTCAAGACTGTCCATTGCGCTTCTTATCTTGTCAACATCCGGTGCGCTGCTGAACTGCATCTGGATGATTGTACCGCCTGCAAAGTCGATACCAAAGTTAAACCCTTTGGTAAATACTATCCCGAGGCTCAGGATGAAGACCAGACCAGATATAACAAAAAATATCTTGGTCTTGGACATAAAATCAAATTGTGTCCCTGTTTTTATCAACTCAAACATTTATTCATACCTCGACCTAGATACTCAGTTTTGTAACATCTTTGCTACGCAGGAATGTCCAGAAGACAGCCTTTGTAACAAAAATAGCTGTGAAGAGCGACGCCAGTATACCTATTGACAGAGTAACGGCAAATCCTTTGATAGGACCTGTACCAAACTGAAAAAGTACAATAGCGGCGATTATCGTTGTAATGTTGGCATCCATAATGGTCGAGAATGCTTTCCCGTATCCATATTCCAGTGCATTCATCGGCGTTCTCCCCATACGGAGTTCTTCACGGACACGCTCAAAGATAAGAACGTTTGCATCCACCGACATACCGATTGTAAGGATAATCCCTGCAATCCCCGGCAATGTAAGGGTCGCACCGAACTGGCTCATAAAACCAAGAATAATCACAAAGTTTGTAGCAAGAGCGATATTCGCGACAATACCGGCCATACGGTAATACACCAGCATAAACGCAACGATCAGTGCAAGTCCTATCAATGCAGCCTTTACACCGCTGTTGATAGAGTCCTGCCCCAATGAAGGTCCAACTGTCCTGTTCTCTTCGATGCTGACAGGAGCGGGCAGAGAGCCTGCTCTCAGCACAATTGCGAGATCCTTCGCTTCCTGCATGGTATTAATGCCGTCTATATAGGCTGAGCCTCCAGGTATCCTGGAACGGATAACAGGAGCCGAATATACGTTGTCGTCAAGGACAATAGCCATACGATTTCCAATATTATCAGCAGTCAGCTCTTCGAAAAGTTTACTGCCCGCAGCATCCAGCCTGAACTGAACGATAGGGGTGTTGTAAGTGGTACTGAGATTAACCTCTGCATCTACAAGATATTCCCCTGTAAGAACGGCATCTTTTTTTACAACAAAAGGAACACGTCCGATCGTCTGCCCTGTAATGTCGTCAGTCTGCTTCTGGTAGAGAATGATATCATCAAAAGGTATATTCCCCCCTTCGGCTTCCTGTGCACTGACATTGTCATCTACTATATAAAACTTTAGCTGTGCAGTTTTACCGATAAGGTCTATGGCTCTGTCCGGATCTGTAACACCGGGGAGCTGAACAACAACTTGTTTTTTCCCCTGTCTCTGGATAACCGGTTCTGAGACACCGAATTCGTCGATACGGTTTCTCACGACCTCAAGCGACTGCTCAACAGCATAGTCTCTGACTCTGGTCACAGCAGAGGACTCAAGCATGTACGAAAGAGTATTTTCTTTTGATATGCTGATGTTCTGCAATGTCGGGTAATTTTCAGCAATGATCTCCTTTGCCTGCTCAAAAGCCTCTTTAGACCTGAGAGATATGGAAAGGGTTTTCATGTCTGTCTTCTGCACAAATGCGAAATCGACTTTTTCTGTCGCGAGTTCTTTTCTCAGCTGGTTAGCCATAGCCTCGACTTTAGCCTCAACAGCTTTGTCGGTGTCAACTCCCAGCACAACATGCATCCCCCCCTGAAGGTCAAGACCAAGCTTGAGCTTCTCGTTAAGAGGAAGCATGGAGAAAAGGGCCCAGGCTATCACAATAGCAATAAAAGCCCAACGGAGTTTGAGGTTCATAATTACTTAGTCTCCTCAGGGGCTGTTCCCGGTGTAACTTTCTGAGCGATACCGTTTTTAGCCAGTTTGATTGTCACGCCTGAAGCGATCTCTACGATGAATGTATTATTTTCGATTACTTTCAGAACCTTGCCGTACATGCCGCCTCCGGTCATGATCTCATCACCTGCTGTGATGGAGTTAAGCATTGCAACATGCTGTTTCTGCTTTTTCTGCTGAGGTCTGATAAGCAAAAAGTAAAAGATTGCAAATATAAGGATAAGCGGAATGAAAGGTGCAAGTGGGCTCCCCTGTGCGGCGGCACCATCTGCTGCGTGTGCGATACTGTTAAACATCTATTCTCCTCCTACACTCATTTCTTCGAGCGTTTCTTTCATAAAGTTATTATAAACCCCTAATTTTATAGCATTTCTTGCGCGTTTTACAAGAGAAAGATAAAAATGAAGGTTGTGAAGACTATTCAATCTCATGCCGAGATACTCTCCTGCTTTCCACAGGTGGCGCAGATACCCTCTTGAAAAGTTTCTGCATGTGTAGCAGTTGCAGTTTGCATCAACCGGAGCATCAGAAAGCTCCCACTCTTTCCGCTTAATATGAAGCTTACCTCTGCTTGTGAAAAGTAGACCGTTACGGGCGTTTCTTGTAGGCATAACGCAATCGAACATATCCACACCGTAGCTGATACCGTGCAGAAGATCCTGCGGTGTGCCGACTCCCATTAGGTAACGGGGCTTGTCCTTCGGCATAAACTCTGTTGTGTGGCTGCATATATCATACATAACAGGGATCTCTTCGCCTACACTCAGCCCGCCGATAGCAAAACCGTCAAAAGGGATAGACGTTATCTGCTCGGCAGATATTTTTCTGAGGTCTTTCTCAACACCCCCCTGAATTATACCGAAAAGTGCCTGATCGTCACGGGTTCGTGCATCGAAACTGCGCTGAGCCCATCTGTATGTGCGTTCCATAGCCTCAACAACATACTGCCTTTCAGAAGGCAAACTGACACATTCGTCAAAGGCCATCATTATGTCAGCACCGATATTCTGCTGAATCCTTATTGATTCCTCCGGAGAAATAAAGAGCCTGCTTCCGTCCAGATGGGAGCGAAAGTGAACCCCTTCGTCTGTGATTTTGTTCATCTCCGCAAGAGAAAAAACCTGAAAACCACCGGAATCTGTAAGGGTAGGCTTATTCCACGAATTGAACTTTGCAAGCCCCCCGTGTTTTGCCACAACTTCGTCTCCGGGGCGTAAATGCAGATGGTATGTATTGCCCAGTATAATCTGAGCTCCAATGTCGTCTGTAAGCTCTGCGGGAGAAATTGTTTTCACCGAGCCGACTGTCCCCACAGGCATAAATATAGGTGTTTCGATATTTCCGTGAGGGGTCTCTATCAGTCCCGTCCGTGCACGCCCATCTGTCTCTTCCAATGTAAAATTAAATTTGTCCATTTAAAACCTTATATTATTGAATATTCAACGCATAATTAACGACAGCATTTATAAGCTTAAAGTTTCGTACTTATAAACATTGCATCACCGTAGCTGAAAAACTTATATCCATTCGCTTTCGCATGTTCATATGCATTAAGCATATTTCTGCGCCCTGCAAGCTGGCTCACCAGCACAAAAAGAGTCGATTTCGGCAGGTGAAAATTAGTAATAAGCGAGCTTATCACTTTAAAATCATATCCGGGCTTGATAAAGAGTTTTGTCTCTCCGTAACCAGCCTGAACCTCACCATTCTCAGCAGCGGACTCCAGAGCACGCACTGCTGTTGTGCCCACTGCCACAAGTTTTTTGCCCTCTTTCAGAAGACTGTTGATTCTGTCCGAAGTTTCCTCAGAAATGTAATACTTCTCAGTATGCATGTCATGGTCTTCAAGGTAATCGGCTTTTACAGGGCGGAATGTCCCTATGCCGATATTCAATGTAACTTCAAGAACCTCAATTCCCTTCGCTTTCAAAGCGTTCATGATCTCGGGTGTAAAGTGAAGTCCGGCAGTAGGAGCTGCCACTGAGCCTTCATCTTTTGAATATATAGTCTGATATCTGTCAGTATCTTTCTTTGTATCTTCTCTCGTTATATAAGGGGGGAGAGGCATGTGTCCGCATTTGTCCATGACGTCACTCACATCTGTATCAAACTCTATGACACGTGAGCCGTCATCTAGGATTTCTGTTATTACAGCTCTGAAGGGCGGAATATTTACAACTGTCCCCTCTTTCACCTTCCCTTTAGTTATGGCTGTGCAAATTCTCTCAGATGTCTTTTCAAGGACAAGGATCTCAACCTGACCGCCGGTAGGCTTAGTGCCGTAGAGACGGGCTTTCATAACTTTTGTGGTATTTATCACCAGAAATGAATTTTCATCTATCAGGTCGACGATATCGGTAAATATCTTATCATAAAGGGCTTCACCGTTCACCACAAGCAGTTTAGACGTGCCGCGTTTCTCTGCCGGATACTGCGCAATCAGTTCTTCCGGCAGGTCAAAGTCATAGTCAGATATAGGAGTGCGTTTTTCAGACATGTTTTGCAACGAAGTCTTTCACCCTTTCCAGATCATTTTCGATGGTGATACACTTTTTATCAAGATTCTCAAGTTTCGCTATCCCCTCTGGTTTCTCCGGTGCCAGCCCTGTGGCTTTTTCAACCACATCAGGAAATTTAGCCGGATGTGCAGTGGAAAGACAAATATAATCCGCATCAGCCATACTGAGAGCGGCTGAAACACCACAGGCAGTATGAGGATCCAGCACATAGCCTGTTTTATCGTAAAATTCCTTAATTGTTTTCTCTGTCAATTCATTTGATGTTGAAAATGTTGCAAATTCTGCGTGAACATTTCTCATCTCATCGGATGAAAAAGATATTCTGCCGCTGGTTTTGAGCTCCGCCATCTTTTCGCTGAGGGCTTTGCTGTCCCTGTCACAAAGAAAATACAGATACCTTTCAAAGTTCGAAGCAATCTGTATATCCATAGACGGACTATAGGTCTGTACAACATCCTTTTTACTGTAGTCGCCGTTATTTATAAATCTGGAAAGTATATTATTTTCGTTTGTGGCGAGTATCATTTTATCAAGGGGGAGCCCCATCATTTTTGCGAAATATCCGGCAAATATATTGCCGAAGTTTCCTGTGGGCACGACAAAACGTACCTTCTGTGCGCCCTGCTTTTTCGCCTGAAAATATCCGTAAAAGTAATAGACTATCTGCGCCAGAACCCTTGCCCAGTTGATAGAATTCACAGCACCGAGCTTATATCTCTTCTTATAAGCGATGTCACCGAATGCAGCTTTTACGATATCCTGAGCATCATCAAAAGTCCCTTCAATGGCAAGGTTAAAGACGTTATCGTCTGTAACAGATGTCATCTGCATCTCCTGAACAGCGCTGACACGCCCTTTAGGGTGCAGTATAAATATATTAATATTGTCCTTTCCGCGGACACCGTAAATGGCAGCGGAACCTGTGTCACCGGATGTTGCGCCGATGATATTAAGTTTTTCGGAACGTTCCTTGAGTATGTACTCAAAAAGATTCCCTAAAAGCTGAAGAGCCACATCCTTAAATGCGAATGTGGGGCCGTGGAAAAGTTCCTGAATATATATGCCGCCCTTTTTGACAACAGGTGCAACTTCCGGAGTTGTAAATGACGAATAACTCTTTTCTATCAGCGTTCTGAGGTCAGTTTCAGGGATGTCGGCAGCAAACAGCGATATAATCTCATAAGCCAGCTCATTATAACTGAGCTTCGCCAGTTCATCCAATTTGTCTGCAACAGAAGGCACGCTTTCAGGGAGGAGTAATCCTCCGTCTTCAGCAAGCCCCATCATGACGGCATCTTTGAAAGAGACCTTTCCTTTTTGTCCTCTTGTGCTGATATAGTTCATATTCATCCTCAACTTAGACACCAAAGGGGGCTTCAAGCCCCCTCTTAAGAATATATTTGACGAGTGCCACCGTAATCCTGTCTAGTGGATACGGTAACTCTCTGCTCTATCTGATTTTATTAAACGAGTTCGAGTTCGGAAAAGAAGAAAGCCATTTCGTAAGCGGCTGTTTCAGGAGCATCAGAGCCGTGTGTGGCATTGTTATCGATGCTTTTACCAAATTCTTTTCTCATTGTGCCTTCTGCTGCATCTGCCGGATTTGTTGCACCCATGAGGTCTCTCCAGTCTTTAATTGCGTTCTCTTTTTCAAGAATCATAACAATACATGGAGCAGAACACATGAAGTCTGTAAGGTCGCCAAAAAATGGTCTCTCTTTGTGCACAGCATAAAAGCCTTCAGCCTGTTTTTTGGAAAGGTGAATTTTTTTAAGACCGATAATTTTGAAGCCTTCTTTTTCGATTCTTGTGATTATTGCGCCTGCATCGCCGGCAGCAGTTGCGTCTGGTTTAATGATTGCAAAAGTTCTTTCCATTTCTATCCTCTTTAATATTTATTATTTTATTACTAA
This window of the Denitrovibrio acetiphilus DSM 12809 genome carries:
- the ndk gene encoding nucleoside-diphosphate kinase produces the protein MERTFAIIKPDATAAGDAGAIITRIEKEGFKIIGLKKIHLSKKQAEGFYAVHKERPFFGDLTDFMCSAPCIVMILEKENAIKDWRDLMGATNPADAAEGTMRKEFGKSIDNNATHGSDAPETAAYEMAFFFSELELV
- a CDS encoding c-type heme family protein, translating into MKSIFYAPVFIFVLFMIFLITFELYHGKHNYNVIMQSRADEIINTVTTYREWAADVGMIYADAEKIPPNPFLEWRSDRDVYTENLHLTMLNPSYMTRLVSNLLNEHSGFTLRMVGVDAMNHFNEPSEWELRGFDAFKSGLGLYTDPENGALLQKSFRYMKPLFTTEACIPCHLKQGFQVGDLIGGISIEMPGGKVASILLHNTVRNITVYTVISLILLVSVTLLQNKIYSISSSQEENINNLNKEIKRRQLSEEALVQQTRIASQGELLSLVAHHWRQPLNVVSLTLDMIREEIEDVDPDNNYSFKNIDESLALIQDLSTSIDVFSKRFAKDDENSYFNSTNIIMETINIMEPLMVSMNIKLWLKCSTEDSDTDICLCTKDMRDKETCIKDDVLLEGSSNQFSQILLTLLKNSYEAILDHRYKESEIRQGAVHISVFSTKTTFTMSVIDNGCGFTPEAASRAFEPYYTTKGYDYGRGTGLYFAKNLAHKFEDGDLMIDSDYEYTKVVFKAKRVHPQNR
- the queA gene encoding tRNA preQ1(34) S-adenosylmethionine ribosyltransferase-isomerase QueA, with amino-acid sequence MSEKRTPISDYDFDLPEELIAQYPAEKRGTSKLLVVNGEALYDKIFTDIVDLIDENSFLVINTTKVMKARLYGTKPTGGQVEILVLEKTSERICTAITKGKVKEGTVVNIPPFRAVITEILDDGSRVIEFDTDVSDVMDKCGHMPLPPYITREDTKKDTDRYQTIYSKDEGSVAAPTAGLHFTPEIMNALKAKGIEVLEVTLNIGIGTFRPVKADYLEDHDMHTEKYYISEETSDRINSLLKEGKKLVAVGTTAVRALESAAENGEVQAGYGETKLFIKPGYDFKVISSLITNFHLPKSTLFVLVSQLAGRRNMLNAYEHAKANGYKFFSYGDAMFISTKL
- the secF gene encoding protein translocase subunit SecF is translated as MFELIKTGTQFDFMSKTKIFFVISGLVFILSLGIVFTKGFNFGIDFAGGTIIQMQFSSAPDVDKIRSAMDSLDIGEVVIQNFGAPEEILIRVEKTERDLNEVANTIKESMGNTFPDNEFIVERVEQVGPQVGADLKSKATYAVLYSLIGVLIYVAFRFQLIFAVGAVLAISHDVVITLGIFSIAGKEITLTIIAALLTIVGYSLNDTIVVFDRIRENMQEDKTDMDLKKLINKSLNETLSRTVLTSLTTLLAVGSLYLFGGEVINGFAFALLMGIVVGTYSSIGIASAFVYVLTKKKREAKAA
- the yajC gene encoding preprotein translocase subunit YajC, giving the protein MFNSIAHAADGAAAQGSPLAPFIPLILIFAIFYFLLIRPQQKKQKQHVAMLNSITAGDEIMTGGGMYGKVLKVIENNTFIVEIASGVTIKLAKNGIAQKVTPGTAPEETK
- the secD gene encoding protein translocase subunit SecD, producing the protein MNLKLRWAFIAIVIAWALFSMLPLNEKLKLGLDLQGGMHVVLGVDTDKAVEAKVEAMANQLRKELATEKVDFAFVQKTDMKTLSISLRSKEAFEQAKEIIAENYPTLQNISISKENTLSYMLESSAVTRVRDYAVEQSLEVVRNRIDEFGVSEPVIQRQGKKQVVVQLPGVTDPDRAIDLIGKTAQLKFYIVDDNVSAQEAEGGNIPFDDIILYQKQTDDITGQTIGRVPFVVKKDAVLTGEYLVDAEVNLSTTYNTPIVQFRLDAAGSKLFEELTADNIGNRMAIVLDDNVYSAPVIRSRIPGGSAYIDGINTMQEAKDLAIVLRAGSLPAPVSIEENRTVGPSLGQDSINSGVKAALIGLALIVAFMLVYYRMAGIVANIALATNFVIILGFMSQFGATLTLPGIAGIILTIGMSVDANVLIFERVREELRMGRTPMNALEYGYGKAFSTIMDANITTIIAAIVLFQFGTGPIKGFAVTLSIGILASLFTAIFVTKAVFWTFLRSKDVTKLSI
- the thrC gene encoding threonine synthase → MNYISTRGQKGKVSFKDAVMMGLAEDGGLLLPESVPSVADKLDELAKLSYNELAYEIISLFAADIPETDLRTLIEKSYSSFTTPEVAPVVKKGGIYIQELFHGPTFAFKDVALQLLGNLFEYILKERSEKLNIIGATSGDTGSAAIYGVRGKDNINIFILHPKGRVSAVQEMQMTSVTDDNVFNLAIEGTFDDAQDIVKAAFGDIAYKKRYKLGAVNSINWARVLAQIVYYFYGYFQAKKQGAQKVRFVVPTGNFGNIFAGYFAKMMGLPLDKMILATNENNILSRFINNGDYSKKDVVQTYSPSMDIQIASNFERYLYFLCDRDSKALSEKMAELKTSGRISFSSDEMRNVHAEFATFSTSNELTEKTIKEFYDKTGYVLDPHTACGVSAALSMADADYICLSTAHPAKFPDVVEKATGLAPEKPEGIAKLENLDKKCITIENDLERVKDFVAKHV
- the tgt gene encoding tRNA guanosine(34) transglycosylase Tgt, producing the protein MDKFNFTLEETDGRARTGLIETPHGNIETPIFMPVGTVGSVKTISPAELTDDIGAQIILGNTYHLHLRPGDEVVAKHGGLAKFNSWNKPTLTDSGGFQVFSLAEMNKITDEGVHFRSHLDGSRLFISPEESIRIQQNIGADIMMAFDECVSLPSERQYVVEAMERTYRWAQRSFDARTRDDQALFGIIQGGVEKDLRKISAEQITSIPFDGFAIGGLSVGEEIPVMYDICSHTTEFMPKDKPRYLMGVGTPQDLLHGISYGVDMFDCVMPTRNARNGLLFTSRGKLHIKRKEWELSDAPVDANCNCYTCRNFSRGYLRHLWKAGEYLGMRLNSLHNLHFYLSLVKRARNAIKLGVYNNFMKETLEEMSVGGE